The following coding sequences are from one Lolium rigidum isolate FL_2022 chromosome 6, APGP_CSIRO_Lrig_0.1, whole genome shotgun sequence window:
- the LOC124667947 gene encoding putative ABC transporter B family member 8, with translation MSSAPASTGGGERRSIRGLFKFADRVDVLLMVLGTLGAIGDGCSTNLLLIFASDVMNSLGRGHAQQQGRAGSVDFMHDIEKSCLNFVYLAFAILVVASMEGYCWSRTSERQVLRIRHLYLQAILRQEVAFFDSQEATTSEIINSISKDASLIQEVLSEKVPLFLVHSTVFVSGLAFSTYFSWRLALVSYPLVLLLIIPGLIYGKYLLYLSRESRREYAKANSLVEQALSSIKTIYSFTAEKGIIQKYTAILDRTINLGIKQGIAKGLAVGFTGLAFAIWAFLAWYGSRLVMYHHESGGRIYAAGISFVLGGLALGMAIPELKHFIEASVAATRILERINRVPQINDDDPEGLVLDQVRGELEFESVRFVYPSRPNMTILKDFNLQIPAGQTIALVGSSGSGKSTAIALVQRFYDASEGTVKIDGVDIKKLKLKSIRSKMGLVSQDHALFGTSIKENILFGKPDATMDELYAAAMTANAHNFIRGLPEGYETKIGERGALLSGGQKQRIAIARAVIKNPAILLLDEATSALDSESEKLVQHALDQASMGRTTLVVAHKLSTVKNANQIAVVDGGTIAEIGTHEELINKGGPYSRLVKLQKMVSYIDQESDQFRASSAARTSASRLSMSRASPMPLTPGVLKETGSHVSPPAPSFSRLLAMNAPEWKQAVIGSMSALVYGSLQPIYALTIGGMIAAFFVQDRNEMNAIISRYAMIFCSLSVVSIVVNLLQHYNFAYMGEHLVRRIRVQVLEKILTFEAAWFDEDTNSSGSLCSRLSDESSLVKTLVADRISLLLQTACGIVIAVTMGLVVAWKLALVMIAVQPCTMICYYAKKIVLSNVSRDLAKAQYQSTQIAIEAVYNHRMVTSFGCSSKILQLFEHTQEGPLRKARKKSWVAGITTGLSPCLTFLSWALDFWYGGKLAQSGEITAGDVFKTFFVLVSTGKLIADAGSMTSDLAKGANAVASVFEVLDRKSISPQNSQVEKDDPKSKIQGRIEFKKVDFAYPTRPECLILQDFSLDVKAGTSIGLVGRSGCGKSTIIGLIQRFYDVDRGAVRIDGMDVREMNILWFRGFTALVSQEPAMFSGSVRDNIAFGKPEADEEEIVEAAKSANAHEFISSLKDGYDTDCGEHGIQLSGGQKQRIAIARAIIRNPAILLLDEATSALDAQSEQVVQEALDRIMSGRTTIVVAHRLNTIKNADSIAFLGEGKVIERGTYPHLMNKKGAFYNLATLQK, from the exons ATGAGCAGCGCCCCGGCGAGCACTGGCGGCGGAGAGCGCCGGAGCATCCGCGGCCTGTTCAAGTTCGCGGACCGGGTGGATGTCTTGCTCATGGTCCTGGGCACGCTGGGTGCCATCGGCGACGGGTgctccaccaacctcctcctcatcttcgccAGCGACGTGATGAACTCGCTGGGGCGCGGCCACGCCCAGCAGCAGGGCCGTGCCGGCAGCGTGGACTTCATGCATGACATCGAGAAG TCGTGCCTCAACTTTGTCTACCTGGCCTTCGCCATCCTGGTGGTGGCGTCCATGG AAGGGTATTGCTGGAGCCGGACGAGCGAGAGGCAAGTGCTCCGAATCAGGCACCTGTACCTGCAGGCCATCCTGCGGCAGGAGGTGGCCTTCTTCGACTCGCAGGAGGCCACCACTTCGGAGATCATCAACAGCATCTCCAAGGACGCATCACTCATCCAGGAGGTCCTCAGCGAGAAG GTTCCTCTATTTCTTGTGCACTCTACAGTCTTTGTCTCTGGGCTGGCCTTCTCCACCTATTTCTCATGGAGGTTGGCTCTGGTTTCTTACCCTCTAGTCCTGCTCCTGATCATCCCTGGTCTCATCTACGGCAAGTACCTCCTGTATCTCTCCCGCGAATCGCGCCGTGAGTACGCCAAGGCAAACTCCCTGGTCGAGCAAGCACTCAGCTCCATCAAGACCATTTATTCATTCACCGCAGAGAAAGGAATAATCCAGAAGTATACAGCAATCCTTGACAGGACCATCAACCTGGGGATCAAGCAGGGCATTGCCAAAGGTCTCGCTGTAGGATTCACTGGCCTTGCTTTTGCCATTTGGGCCTTCCTCGCCTGGTACGGCAGCAGATTGGTGATGTACCACCATGAAAGTGGAGGAAGGATATATGCTGCAGGAATCTCCTTTGTTCTGGGTGGCCT AGCCCTTGGAATGGCAATCCCAGAGCTGAAACATTTCATTGAGGCTTCCGTTGCTGCCACGAGAATTCTCGAACGGATAAACCGTGTGCCACAGATCAACGATGATGACCCAGAGGGGCTTGTTTTGGATCAAGTCCGCGGCGAGCTCGAGTTTGAATCTGTCCGCTTCGTGTACCCATCGAGGCCTAATATGACAATCCTCAAAGACTTCAACCTCCAGATTCCTGCTGGCCAAACAATTGCTTTGGTCGGGTCTAGTGGCAGCGGCAAGTCTACCGCAATAGCACTGGTGCAGCGCTTTTATGATGCCAGTGAAGGAACTGTCAAGATCGATGGCGTCGACATTAAGAAACTGAAGCTCAAGTCGATCAGGAGCAAGATGGGACTTGTCAGCCAAGATCATGCACTGTTCGGCACGTCCATAAAGGAGAACATCTTATTTGGAAAGCCAGATGCAACCATGGATGAACTGTATGCAGCAGCCATGACAGCAAACGCTCACAACTTCATAAGGGGGCTTCCAGAGGGATATGAGACCAAG ATTGGTGAGCGTGGAGCATTGCTATCAGGTGGTCAAAAGCAGCGCATTGCCATCGCAAGGGCGGTCATCAAGAACCCTGCTATATTGTTGCTTGATGAAGCCACAAGCGCACTTGACTCGGAATCAGAAAAGCTGGTGCAGCATGCACTTGATCAAGCATCTATGGGAAGAACAACACTG GTTGTAGCTCACAAGCTTTCCACCGTAAAGAATGCCAATCAGATTGCAGTAGTTGATGGGGGTACCATAGCTGAAATTGGCACACATGAGGAATTGATTAACAAGGGTGGCCCATATTCACGACTTGTGAAGTTGCAGAAGATGGTGAGCTACATTGATCAAGAAAGTGACCAATTTAGGGCCTCTTCTGCAGCCAGGACCAGTGCCAGCCGTCTCAGCATGTCCAGAGCAAGTCCCATGCCACTTACGCCAGGTGTTTTAAAGGAAACTGGGTCACATGTTTCCCCTCCCGCGCCATCTTTCTCCAGGCTTCTTGCAATGAATGCACCAGAGTGGAAACAAGCAGTCATAGGCAGCATGTCTGCATTGGTATATGGTTCCTTACAGCCCATCTATGCTCTGACCATCGGAGGTATGATTGCTGCATTCTTTGTTCAGGACCGCAATGAGATGAATGCAATTATCAGCCGGTACGCAATGATCTTTTGTTCATTGTCCGTCGTATCCATAGTTGTTAATCTATTGCAACACTACAATTTCGCCTATATGGGGGAGCATCTAGTTAGGCGCATCCGAGTCCAAGTACTTGAAAAAATCTTAACCTTCGAGGCAGCATGGTTTGATGAAGACACTAACTCAAGTGGTTCACTGTGCTCTCGGCTAAGTGATGAGTCTTCTCTTGTTAAAACCCTTGTTGCAGACAGAATATCCCTGCTACTTCAAACAGCTTGTGGTATTGTAATTGCAGTGACAATGGGCCTAGTAGTAGCATGGAAACTTGCTCTTGTCATGATTGCTGTGCAGCCCTGTACGATGATCTGCTACTATGCCAAGAAGATAGTTCTCTCAAATGTGTCAAGGGACTTGGCAAAGGCCCAGTACCAAAGTACTCAGATTGCCATAGAAGCTGTTTACAACCACAGGATGGTAACCTCATTTGGATGCTCATCAAAGATTCTTCAGCTCTTCGAGCATACGCAAGAGGGACCACTGAGGAAAGCAAGGAAGAAGTCGTGGGTAGCGGGGATAACCACAGGGCTGTCACCTTGCCTCACATTCTTATCATGGGCACTGGACTTCTGGTATGGTGGGAAATTGGCACAGTCCGGGGAGATCACAGCGGGTGATGTATTCAAAACCTTTTTCGTCTTGGTAAGCACAGGAAAGCTGATTGCTGATGCTGGCAGCATGACTTCCGACCTGGCAAAGGGAGCAAACGCTGTAGCTTCAGTGTTCGAGGTGCTAGATAGGAAATCTATCTCTCCGCAAAATTCACAG GTGGAAAAGGACGATCCAAAGAGCAAAATACAAGGAAGAATAGAGTTCAAAAAGGTAGATTTTGCATATCCAACAAGACCAGAATGCCTAATCCTGCAGGATTTTAGCTTGGACGTCAAAGCAGGAACAAGTATTGGCCTGGTGGGTAGAAGTGGATGTGGCAAATCTACTATCATAGGTTTGATCCAGAGGTTCTACGATGTTGATAGAGGTGCTGTAAGGATTGATGGTATGGATGTGAGGGAGATGAATATTCTTTGGTTTCGAGGATTTACCGCTCTAGTCAGTCAGGAACCTGCGATGTTTTCTGGTAGCGTCAGGGACAACATTGCCTTCGGTAAGCCAGAAGCTGATGAAGAAGAGATTGTGGAAGCTGCTAAATCGGCAAATGCACATGAATTCATCTC ATCTCTGAAGGACGGATATGACACTGATTGTGGAGAGCATGGTATACAATTATCAGGAGGACAGAAGCAAAGAATTGCAATTGCGAGGGCAATAATCCGCAATCCAGCTATACTACTACTTGATGAAGCAACAAGTGCTCTCGATGCACAGTCAGAGCAAGTGGTGCAGGAGGCACTTGATCGAATCATGTCAGGGAGGACTACAATTGTGGTGGCACATCGACTAAACACAATCAAGAATGCAGACTCAATAGCCTTCTTAGGAGAGGGCAAGGTGATTGAGCGTGGTACTTATCCACACCTCATGAACAAGAAGGGAGCATTCTATAACCTGGCAACCCTTCAGAAGTAG
- the LOC124667948 gene encoding B3 domain-containing protein Os03g0120900-like: MEEEEGRPRFFKVLIGDFARRLEIPRDFLSHIAEVGFRGSGISAASSVKLTLKRSEGKTWAVELEKVDRCVFLTTGWPQFVVDNTLRGYEFLLFTYDKNMHFTVSVFGWNACEKAVPPSGSGAQATEMDIFPSGKRGHTGDDVTKAANNPTRSHSLVMMPDQSDKEIPPFQMIARGNGHSSSQSFVDLHLHQVDGSKDELKTYLLLKWNSDAAAEDFDVCRGKPQIQNQFLKQKLVLQFDFIKRKLRCFFPPEDDCSTQIRDSKKSSLEEPNLSNQPLQFDLAAVKSRLVGDRELCDFSYKQKRRTGKSRSLHTSETPRRSPRLARLNNSRGSTETGLKERPGVVESSVAGTIDRVENRAAQASLPYEKPDSVPEGDCQHIVGSLSQDFKRLKSTRGVVGLSEKPGHNQGENKEKIDQGHKGETLQEQIDRNAVETYDSLMDRGCIDSSPATKSEVSSLRLNELYLAWKPSVHDNPHEEILLHIQRDNFTRTISHVQGIIRSGPSDLLCAAIIEAVVQKELLKWDPCLEDVGAQRIVIALLEHAKKIKEILNFNMDSRKEEFSTKLHDQLKWQLKELENVYTSSEVDYKKVTLDGSIAVSTLQEQKKKLHALQGEIKDSRQSVMIDDEMQKLVHEVAEQESLVQRSLMERVRVKTVLKSYEQILVEVKERLALSELGLIDVETLVKVEMDNMRKELEISKRSLLNIVFK, translated from the exons ATGGAAGAAGAGGAGGGGAGGCCTCGCTTCTTCAAGGTCCTCATCGGCGACTTCGCCCGCCGCCTC GAGATACCTCGAGACTTCCTCAGTCACATTGCAGAGGTGGGCTTCAGGGGTTCCGGCATCTCAGCGGCATCATCTGTTAAACTCACCCTTAAGCGCTCAGAAGGGAAGACTTGGGCTGTCGAGCTAGAGAAGGTTGATCGTTGTGTATTTCTGACCACCGGATGGCCCCAGTTTGTGGTGGACAATACATTGAGGGGATATGAGTTCCTCCTCTTCACGTACGACAAGAATATGCATTTTACGGTTTCGGTTTTTgggtggaatgcttgtgagaaagCGGTTCCACCTTCAGGAAGTGGTGCTCAAGCTACTGAGATGGATATATTCCCCTCTGGTAAGAGGGGGCATACTGGTGATGACGTAACAAAGGCCGCTAATAATCCGACGCGTAGTCACTCACTGGTTATGATGCCAGATCAATCTGATAAAGAA ATACCCCCCTTTCAGATGATTGCTCGAGGGAATGGGCATAGTTCATCACAGAGCTTTGTTGACCTGCATCTTCATCAAGTAGATGGTTCTAAGGACGAATTAAAGACATACTTATTGCTGAAG TGGAACTCGGATGCGGCTGCAGAGGATTTTGATGTATGTAGAGGAAAACCACAAATTCAGAACCAGTTTCTGAAGCAGAAACTTGTCCTGCAAT TTGATTTTATAAAGAGGAAACTACGATGCTTCTTCCCTCCAGAGGATGATTGTTCTACTCAAATACGTGATAGCAAGAAGAGCAGCCTTGAGGAGCCAAACTTGTCGAATCAGCCACTGCAGTTTGACCTGGCAGCAGTAAAGAGCAGGCTAGTTGGCGACCGTGAGTTATGTGATTTTTCTTACAAACAGAAGAGGAGAACAGGCAAGTCGCGATCACTGCACACTTCTGAAACACCACGAAGATCACCAAGACTGGCGCGCTTGAATAATTCCCGTGGCAGCACAGAGACTGGATTGAAAGAAAGACCTGGAGTGGTAGAATCATCAGTAGCTGGCACAATTGATCGGGTGGAGAACAGAGCAGCTCAAGCGTCTTTACCCTACGAGAAGCCAGACAGTGTTCCAGAAGGAGATTGCCAGCATATTGTTG GTTCCTTATCTCAAGACTTCAAGAGACTCAAATCAACAAGAGGTGTGGTGGGTTTAAGTGAGAAGCCTGGACATAATCAaggagaaaataaagaaaaaatagaTCAAGGACATAAGGGAGAAACCCTTCAAGAGCAAATCGATAGAAATGCTGTAGAGACTTATGACTCACTCATGGACAGAGGTTGCATAGATTCATCACCAGCAACCAAGTCCGAGGTGTCATCTTTGAGACTAAATGAGCTATATTTGGCATGGAAGCCCTCGGTACATGACAATCCCCATGAGGAAATCTTACTTCATATTCAACGGGACAACTTTACAAGGACCATCTCACATGTTCAGGGGATTATTCGGAGTGGTCCTTCAGATCTACTGTGTGCAGCTATAATTGAAGCTGTTGTGCAGAAAGAACTTCTTAAATGGGATCCATGCCTTGaggatgttggtgctcaaaggatAGTGATTGCATTACTAGAGCATGCTAAAAAAATCAAGGAGATTCTCAATTTCAATATGGATAGCCGGAAGGAAGAATTTTCCACAAAGCTACATGATCAGCTGAAGTGGCAGCTCAAAGAACTGGAAAATGTATACACTTCCTCGGAAGTAGATTACAAGAAAGTGACACTTGATGGTAGCATAGCTGTCTCGACTTTGCAAGAACAGAAGAAAAAATTGCATGCCCTTCAGGGTGAGATCAAAGACTCGCGGCAGTCCGTGATGATAGATGATGAAATGCAGAAATTGGTGCATGAAGTTGCTGAGCAGGAAAGTTTAGTCCAGAGGTCTCTAATGGAAAGAGTAAGGGTTAAGACAGTTTTGAAGAGCTATGAGCAGATTCTTGTTGAAGTAAAAGAGCGGCTAGCCTTAAGTGAACTTGGATTAATTGATGTCGAGACATTGGTTAAGGTAGAGATGGATAACATGAGGAAGGAGCTTGAGATATCCAAAAGAAGCCTCCTAAATATCGTTTTCAAGTAA